ATCAGCCACGGTGTCGCCGGCCGCGTGCGCTGGTCGTCCACGAACGACTATTGCTTCGGCGCGATCGAGGTTGCCGAGGCCGACTTTCCGGACGTCGCGACGGCGACCGAGGCGGCGTACAGCAGTCTTTCGGCGTTCGCCAGGGGCGGGCGCTGGCCGCACCTGCTGCGGGTGTGGAACTACCTCGCGGCCATCAACGAAGGCGCCGGTGACGCCGAGCGCTACAAGCATTTCTGCACGGGCCGGTCCGCCGGCACGCGTGAACTGGGCACGTATTTCCCGGCCGCCAGCGCAATCGGACGCAGCGACGGCGTCCCCGTGCTGCAGGTGTACTGGCTGGCGTCCCGCGTGCCGGGCACGGCGGTCGAGAACCCGCGCCAGACCAGCGCCTGGTGCTATCCGCGCCAGTTCGGTCCGACGCCGCCCACCTTCGCCCGGGCCATGCGCGGCCCGACCGCGACGCCGCAACTGCATATCTCCGGCACCGCGGCCGTGGTCGGGCATGATTCGCAGCACACCGGCGACCTTCAGGCGCAGCTGCGTGAAACCTTCGCCAACCTCGGCAGCCTGCTCAAGAGTGCCGGCAACCTGCCGGCGTTTGACCGCAACAGCGTGCTCAAGGCCTACGTGCGTCACCGCGAGGATCTCACGCGGGTCGAGGCCGCTCTGGGCGGTTACCTTCCACCGGAAATCCCCCGCCTGATCCTGCTCGGCGACATCTGCCGTGAAGAGCTGCTGGTGGAGATCGACGGTATCCACTCGGTGCGCTGAGGCAACGACTCAACGTGGGACTGGCGCCATCGGGTGCGGGCCTTCGCGCCGCACCGTCGCCGTCACCAGCCCGGCCGATACCACCAGGGCGAATGCCAGCGCCGCGTTGAAGATCAGGTGACCCTGCTTGGCCACGTCGGCCGTGCCGTCGCCGAGCAGGGTGATGGTGAACGTGGCGGCCATCAGCGTGGCGGTCAGCACGGCCAGCAGGCCCATCCCGTCACCGCGGCGCAGCGCCAGTACCACCCCGGCGAACGGCAGCAGGAACACCAAGTAGCGCAACGGCGCGGCATCGCGCAGTACTCCGTTGAGCGTGAGGTGATGCGCCGGAAGCTTGCCCAGGATCGCCCCTTCGACGTGCCCGAGGTTTTTCGGCAGCCAGGGATCCAGGGCCTGCAGCCCATTCAGCGCATAGCGGATGGCCGCCGCCGGCTCGCGCGCCAGTTCGCCGATGACGTCCAGACGCCCGACCTGCCCGATACCGGGGCAGACATCCTCCGGCATGCCGGGCATCTGCCAGGCCATCTTTCCGACATAAGCGATGCAGTGCGCCGGCAGCCCCAGGCGTGCGATGACGGGCGCCGGATCGCGCACGGCGGGCAGCAGGCCGGTGAACACCACATGCGCCCGGTTGAAGGAGCGGATCGACCGCATCATCGGATCGTCGCGGCCGAGCTGTCCGCACTGGACGAGAGCGCCCAGGATGGCGCCGGCCAGCAGGGCCGCACCTTGCCAGGGCAGCGTCCGACGGTGCCAGGCACCGAATGCGATCACGCCCACTGCCAGCGCCAGCGGCAGCACCAGGTGCTGGATCTTGCTCAGGGACAACAGCAAGGCGCCCAGGGCCAGCCACAGCACGCGCCGGCGGTCGGGCGCCTGGTTCCAGCACAACAGGACGCCATTGACCAGCGCATAGGCCACCGTCAGCGCGGTCGCCTCGGCGTAGAAGGTGTTGAAGTACATCGTGTTGGCCGGGTCCGTGAGCACCAGGGCGAAGAGGGCCGCGTTCGCGGACGCGGCAAACCGGTTGCCGCGGCGCCACCAGGCGCGGCAGAACCATCCGGCCAGTGCCGTGAGGGCGACCAGGCGCAAGGTGCCCATCCAGCGCACGGAATGCGTCCGGGTACCCGTGGCCATCGCTTCGACACGGTAGACGCCGTTCGCCAGGGCCTGCGGCAGGAGCTCGGTCGACAGGTAGCACAGCTTCACCGGATTGGCCTGGTAGCGGTAATCCTCGAACGGCGCGTTGGGGCTGTTCTCGTCAGGTCGGATGGGGACAGGGCGATCGGGGAACAGATCAAAGCAGCCGGTGTAGCGCGCCTGGTCGAAACTGTTGGCGATGGCGTAGACCGGATCGTGCCCGATGAGCGCCACTGCGCGCGCGAAACCCAGGACGAAAGCGAACCCCAGCAGCAGGGCCACGAGACGGTGGGATCGATCCATGACAGCGTGCTCCACAGCCGTCACGCGCGGCCGGTCCGGCGATTGTGCGGAGCGATGATGAAACTTGTGTGGTGGCCGCGCTCAGCGCAGGGCGCGCGCGTCCCGGAAACCGGTGCCGGACTTTTTCCGTGGCCAGGGCCGTGCGAACAGGGCGCAGAGCACGAAGGCACAGCTGGCGTTGAGTGCCAGGTGCGCGTGTTTGGCCAGTTCGGAAATGCCGTCACCGAAAACGCTCACGACCGGAACGCTGATGGCGACGGTCGCGCACAGAGCAGCAAATGCCAGGGCTGAAGGCGCCACATTCCGTCCGAGCAGCAGGCCGAGCCAGGCGAGCGGTGCCACCAGCAGCAGCGGCCATACCAGCCATGGCCGCGCGGCCAGCGGCCGGTCGATCGAATGGAACTTGCCGGGCACCTTGGCCATGTCGCGTCCGGCAACCATGCCGAGGTACCGGGGTTGCCAGGGCAGCAGCTGCGGCGGAACCGCGGCCACGACGCGCGCCAGCGTGACCGGTTCGGTTTGCAGCAGGGCCAGCATCCGCGTGCGGCGGAAATCGCCGATGCCGGGGCAGGCCGTCTCCGCGGGTACAGTCAGGCGGTACACCGTGTAGCCGGCATACGCGGCACATGCCGGCGGCAGCCCCAGTCGCTCCGCAGCGACCTCGGGTGACGAGGACGCCGGCAGCAGGGCGCTCAAGACGAGGTTGGCGTTGTTCACGGTGGCGATGCCCTCGAACAGGGCCGTGTTGCGCTGGCTCTGCTGCCATTGCAGCAGCAGGCCGGCTGATCCGCCGATCAGCAAGGCAATCGCGGCCGGCCACAGCGGCCGTTGTCGCAGCGCGCAAAGCGCCAGCGCGCCTGCCAGGAACAGTGGCAGCGCCAGATGCTGCATCTTCGACAGCGCCAGCAACACGGCGGCCAGGGCCAGTGCCGCGCAGCGCAGCAGACTCGGGCGCACGGCCGTCAACGTGCACAGCGCCACCACGAGGTAGGCAAAAAACACCGCCCCGGCTTCGGCGTAGAACGTGTTCAGGTAGACCGAATTGACGGGATCGAATCCGAGCGCGGCGAGCCATAGTGCATTGGCCAGCGCGAGCGCCGGCCGCCGCTCACGCCACAGCGCCCGCGAGATGGCGGCAACGACCAGCACCCACGCCAGCCAGCGCAGGCCGCCGAGCCAGCGCACCGAATAGGCGTTGTCGTGCCCGAACCCACTCATCGCGTGAAACAGACCGACGGCGGCGCCCTGGAACAGGTGATCCGAGCTCAGGTAGCACGGCGCGCCGTGAACCTCCTGGAAGGCGAAGGTTTCCAGTGGCGCCTGGTAGGTGATGGCGGTCGGATCCTCGCCCGGCCGCAGCGGGAAAATACCCAGGCAGGCCGAATAGCGCACCTGGTCATAGTTGTTCGCCATGGCGATCAGGGGCTGGGCGCTGAGCATCAGCAGCCCCCGAACCGCTGCGACCAGCCACACGGCCACCACCAGCCAGCCCAGGCGCTGCGACGGCGCGTGGCGCCGGTGCGGTTCCGGGAGCAGGGTGGGCCGGGTGCGACGGTGCAGGCTCATGCGGCGATCACGTCCTTGCGCAGAGTAGACCGTCGCTGCGTGAGGCGCCGGCCGTTCGAAGCTGTGGCTGGGAAGTGCCACGGGCCAATCCGCGGCGGGCTGGCCTGAGTCTAGCCTGACTGGCGAATGGTCGAGGCTGTTCGGTCAGCTCCCGCAGGGGCGTTTTTCGAGGAAACCGCCGCCGGAACAACCCTGGCGTAGACTGTGAGCGGTTTCACGGAAGCGAAGTGACCCCCGTTCGCGGCGGCGCGCCAAGCGCGCCACGGCAATCCGTACGCGCGGTGCTAAGCTGCCATCAGAGTCAACAGGCGTTCGCGCCTAACCGGAGCCGTCATGAAAACGCATCTGGGCCACTATGACATCGTC
This genomic stretch from Tahibacter amnicola harbors:
- a CDS encoding pteridine-dependent deoxygenase, whose product is MSDLPLLHVEYARNDLADLLRQDDVLAVLGFGRDAPPTGDDPRYLRVGLEPLQDRAPLEVWRAPGPISHGVAGRVRWSSTNDYCFGAIEVAEADFPDVATATEAAYSSLSAFARGGRWPHLLRVWNYLAAINEGAGDAERYKHFCTGRSAGTRELGTYFPAASAIGRSDGVPVLQVYWLASRVPGTAVENPRQTSAWCYPRQFGPTPPTFARAMRGPTATPQLHISGTAAVVGHDSQHTGDLQAQLRETFANLGSLLKSAGNLPAFDRNSVLKAYVRHREDLTRVEAALGGYLPPEIPRLILLGDICREELLVEIDGIHSVR